The uncultured Ilyobacter sp. genome has a segment encoding these proteins:
- the pepF gene encoding oligoendopeptidase F has protein sequence MRKRLLILALITVFGIAGHAYISGKHIEKLSKEKTNEKLSKEEKEGVVELVKEDKALKREDIDQKYKWNLNDIYENWGEWEADLIRAKELMEEIPKYRGKIKNDPKAFSELVAMENELSKITDEIYLYPYLMRDLDSTDEVASKKLQEIMAIYTKYSATVAWINPEILEVPKETMTKWINENKELEEHRFHIMELYRLQGHVLDAEKEKLLSYYGQFMGAPGDIYKELTTSDIKWNEIELSTGEKTKVTNAVYSKILSTNKNQGDRKKAFEALYTAYADNENTYAAIYRSILQKSNATVQARGYDSTLAKALEGNNIPVEVYENLIKVTRKNTQPLQRYVNLRKKLLGLEEYHYYDNQITLVDYNREFEYDEAKELVLKSVAPLGDEYVKGMEKAVSQGWLDVYETPNKRSGAYSLGIYGVHPYMLLNYNGTLDSVFTLGHELGHTMHTMLSSENQPYSTHGYTIFVAEVASTFNERLLLDNMLKNTKDPLERITLIEQSLGNVVGTYFIQTLFADYEYQVHKIVENGGAITPDILSGIMDQLFKDYFGDTVAIDELQKIIWARIPHFYNSPYYVYQYATCFASSAVLHDRITNEKYSKDEREEALNRYLDLLKSGGSDHPMNQLKKAGVDLTETETIEAVSKDMNALLDILEKEMENLGKK, from the coding sequence ATGAGAAAAAGACTCCTTATACTTGCACTGATAACAGTCTTTGGAATAGCAGGACATGCTTATATAAGTGGTAAACATATAGAAAAGTTGTCAAAAGAAAAAACTAATGAAAAATTATCGAAGGAAGAAAAAGAAGGAGTGGTAGAGTTGGTAAAGGAAGATAAAGCACTGAAAAGAGAAGATATAGACCAGAAATATAAATGGAATCTTAACGACATATATGAAAACTGGGGAGAATGGGAGGCTGATTTGATAAGAGCGAAAGAACTCATGGAAGAGATCCCAAAGTATAGGGGGAAAATAAAAAACGATCCCAAGGCTTTTTCTGAGCTTGTGGCAATGGAAAATGAACTGTCTAAAATAACAGATGAAATATATCTGTACCCTTATCTCATGAGGGACCTTGATTCTACAGATGAAGTAGCGTCAAAAAAATTACAAGAGATAATGGCTATTTATACAAAGTACAGTGCCACTGTGGCATGGATAAATCCAGAGATTTTAGAAGTTCCAAAGGAAACCATGACAAAATGGATAAATGAAAACAAGGAACTAGAAGAGCACAGGTTTCATATTATGGAACTCTACAGACTTCAGGGGCATGTTTTAGATGCAGAAAAGGAAAAACTTCTTTCCTACTATGGGCAGTTTATGGGAGCACCAGGGGATATATACAAGGAACTGACCACTTCTGATATAAAGTGGAATGAGATAGAACTTTCTACTGGTGAAAAAACAAAGGTTACAAATGCAGTATATTCTAAAATATTGTCTACAAATAAAAATCAGGGGGATAGAAAGAAAGCCTTTGAGGCCCTCTATACAGCTTATGCAGACAATGAGAACACCTATGCGGCAATATACCGTTCTATCCTTCAGAAAAGCAATGCCACTGTCCAGGCAAGGGGTTATGATTCTACTCTGGCTAAGGCTTTAGAGGGAAATAATATTCCTGTGGAAGTATATGAAAATCTCATAAAGGTTACCAGAAAAAATACACAGCCTCTTCAGAGATACGTGAACTTAAGAAAAAAACTACTTGGACTAGAGGAATACCACTATTATGACAATCAGATAACCTTGGTAGATTATAACAGAGAGTTTGAATACGATGAGGCAAAGGAACTTGTTCTAAAATCTGTGGCTCCATTAGGAGATGAATATGTAAAAGGAATGGAAAAAGCTGTCAGCCAAGGTTGGCTAGATGTCTATGAAACTCCAAATAAAAGAAGCGGGGCCTATTCTCTGGGAATCTACGGAGTGCACCCCTATATGCTTTTAAATTACAACGGAACCTTAGACTCTGTCTTTACCTTAGGCCATGAGCTAGGGCACACTATGCACACCATGCTTTCTAGTGAAAATCAGCCTTACTCTACTCACGGGTATACTATTTTCGTGGCAGAGGTTGCATCTACATTTAATGAGAGACTCCTTTTAGACAACATGTTAAAAAATACCAAGGATCCATTAGAAAGGATAACCCTCATAGAACAGTCACTGGGCAATGTGGTTGGGACCTACTTTATACAGACACTATTTGCAGACTATGAATATCAGGTGCACAAAATAGTGGAAAATGGCGGAGCGATAACACCGGATATTTTAAGTGGGATAATGGATCAGTTATTTAAAGATTATTTTGGTGACACAGTTGCCATAGATGAACTTCAGAAAATAATATGGGCGAGAATACCTCACTTTTATAACTCCCCTTATTATGTGTATCAGTATGCTACCTGTTTTGCATCCTCTGCAGTTCTTCATGACAGAATAACCAATGAAAAATACAGCAAAGATGAAAGAGAAGAGGCTCTAAACAGATATCTAGACCTTTTGAAATCAGGAGGAAGTGACCATCCTATGAATCAGCTTAAAAAGGCCGGCGTTGATCTCACTGAGACTGAAACTATAGAGGCTGTGTCTAAAGACATGAACGCACTTCTAGATATTCTAGAAAAAGAGATGGAAAACCTAGGTAAAAAATAA
- a CDS encoding AraC family transcriptional regulator has protein sequence MNRNIISKLENLIKDHNKDTYYEYLRILHLYKYFIGNIQEFTPNDRLEILSFFYESVLGEVENIYSKLENSDSFIFKGDKFREKNFRMALEYFRNRYLFSLSNEKSIDLIEKNNTLYSPSLIEFLRRNARTLDEVFNFNEHRFRDKLESLPTEKDFYRIYSDDYSDIIIIRKNFFSDLNPSFFSRDGLIIRFCEAGQIGFEKDAIFLNEREALLSKGISLGDYKVLTQNINYVTLHIKEKFFKDFQIDFPEYVLKKLPWKFDSPTLYKLDNLVSFKNSKIIMLNFITDIVLSFLGEEHRLDFNKVTNKELKKIVEYIDYNIDNDLSVAQIKREFGLNKNNLASLFNNNLEMSPTKYIINKKLEKASRLLLETDLSVTDIAFRLNFSSGSKFSSHFKKKYSLTPLQFKKKFEKLIRR, from the coding sequence ATGAACAGAAATATTATATCCAAGCTAGAAAATTTAATAAAAGATCATAACAAGGATACGTACTATGAATATTTAAGGATCTTGCATCTCTATAAATACTTTATCGGAAATATACAGGAATTCACTCCTAATGACAGACTAGAAATTCTTTCATTTTTTTATGAATCCGTCTTAGGAGAGGTAGAAAATATTTACTCAAAGTTGGAAAACAGTGATAGTTTTATATTTAAAGGTGATAAATTCAGGGAAAAAAACTTTAGGATGGCTTTAGAATACTTTAGAAACAGATATCTGTTTTCCCTTTCCAATGAAAAAAGTATTGATCTCATTGAAAAAAATAATACCCTCTACTCTCCGTCACTCATAGAGTTTTTAAGACGAAATGCCAGAACTTTAGACGAGGTTTTCAACTTCAACGAACATCGTTTCAGAGACAAACTAGAGAGCCTTCCTACTGAAAAAGATTTTTACAGAATATATTCAGATGATTATTCAGATATAATTATCATCAGAAAAAATTTTTTTTCTGATCTGAACCCTTCATTTTTTTCAAGGGACGGACTTATAATAAGATTTTGTGAAGCAGGTCAGATCGGTTTCGAAAAGGATGCCATCTTTTTAAATGAAAGAGAGGCCTTATTATCTAAGGGGATTTCCCTTGGAGACTACAAGGTTTTGACCCAAAATATAAATTATGTGACCCTTCATATAAAAGAGAAATTTTTCAAGGATTTTCAGATTGATTTCCCTGAGTATGTCCTAAAAAAACTCCCATGGAAATTTGATTCCCCCACTCTTTATAAGCTCGATAACCTTGTTTCATTCAAGAATTCAAAAATAATAATGTTAAATTTTATAACAGACATTGTTCTTAGTTTTTTAGGAGAGGAGCACAGGCTAGATTTCAACAAAGTTACAAATAAAGAATTGAAAAAAATTGTGGAATATATCGACTATAATATAGACAATGATCTCAGCGTGGCTCAGATCAAACGAGAGTTTGGTCTCAATAAAAATAATCTGGCATCTCTTTTCAACAATAATTTAGAGATGTCTCCTACAAAATATATTATAAATAAAAAACTAGAAAAAGCTTCCAGGCTTCTTTTAGAAACAGATCTTTCAGTGACAGATATTGCATTTAGACTCAATTTTTCCAGTGGAAGTAAATTCTCCTCCCACTTTAAGAAAAAATACTCTCTTACTCCCCTGCAGTTCAAAAAGAAATTTGAAAAACTTATCAGAAGATAA
- the fdhF gene encoding formate dehydrogenase subunit alpha: MVKILVNGEHYSVSHRKKLIDVLGEVGVQIPSFCHDTRIVKKDESCGICSVEVNGEIKKACEIEAKEGMVIETHTDAVTSMRKDILKEIIEDHPLDCLGCTKSGDCKLQEYCYEYNVEQTSNACKESLMADSSNPFFTIDSNKCISCGKCVKVCETLQCNDVLKLDPVTKKVVVSDGGIIDESKCAFCGNCVSVCPVGALQAKERTKYRKWEVKKTQTTCSYCGVGCQFNLISKGNKIVGVEPINIAPNDGLLCVKGKFGYKFIDHPERVKTPLIRENGEFREASWEEAYDLFLSKATKIKDEFGPDAFAGLASARCTNEDNFVFQKFMRLGIGTNNIDHCARLUHASTVAGLATTLGSGAMTNSISEAKDSDLIFVIGSNPRENHPVIGAKIKQAYRNGTKVIVADPRRIDLADEAEVFMQVKVGANIALINGMINTVITEGLVDAEYIKNHTEGYEELKKMIAKFTPEEVSEIAGVSAEDIRRAARLYATSKASSIYYAMGITQFKTGTNGVIALSNLALITGQIGRPGTGINPLRGQNNVQGSCDMGAFPDEYPGYQKVLDKNVTDKFEKVWGVDVPKKVGLTLPQIMDAAHHGHLKFMYIMGENPVVSDPDTKHILESLEALDFLVVQDIFMTETAKKADLILPALSFAEKDGTFTNTERKVQRVRKAVQAVPDAKADWKIFTELLNKFGYESNYSHPSEIMDEIAVLVPQYAGISYDRIEVEGLQWPVKDKNHPGTPILHVDGAIRGKGRLVPVEYELPGDLINEEYPIILTNGRNLYHYHTRTMTAKTEGLHKKSPESYIEMNPLTCKRIGVTDGDMVKVTSRRGSIKTKVVKTDIIQDGTVFMTFHFAEGSANVLTGTDAIDAKSGEPELKLTAVSVEKCEVN, translated from the coding sequence ATGGTGAAGATATTGGTTAACGGAGAACACTATAGTGTTTCTCATAGGAAAAAACTTATCGATGTACTGGGAGAAGTGGGAGTTCAGATACCTAGCTTCTGTCATGATACAAGGATAGTAAAAAAGGACGAAAGCTGTGGAATTTGCAGTGTAGAAGTAAATGGAGAAATTAAAAAAGCCTGTGAAATAGAGGCTAAAGAGGGTATGGTCATAGAAACACATACAGATGCAGTGACAAGTATGAGGAAAGATATTCTAAAAGAAATCATAGAAGATCATCCCTTAGACTGTCTGGGATGTACAAAATCGGGAGATTGTAAACTTCAGGAATACTGTTATGAGTACAATGTGGAGCAGACAAGTAATGCCTGCAAAGAAAGTCTCATGGCAGATTCAAGTAATCCTTTTTTTACAATTGATTCCAATAAATGTATATCATGTGGTAAGTGTGTAAAGGTATGTGAAACACTTCAGTGTAACGATGTATTAAAACTAGATCCAGTGACTAAAAAAGTGGTGGTTTCAGACGGAGGCATAATCGATGAATCCAAGTGTGCCTTCTGCGGGAACTGTGTAAGTGTATGTCCAGTAGGGGCACTCCAAGCAAAGGAGAGGACAAAATACAGAAAGTGGGAAGTAAAGAAAACTCAGACTACATGTTCATACTGTGGTGTGGGATGTCAGTTTAATCTTATCTCCAAAGGAAACAAGATTGTGGGAGTAGAGCCTATAAATATTGCACCTAATGACGGACTACTCTGTGTGAAGGGAAAATTTGGTTATAAGTTTATAGATCATCCAGAAAGAGTGAAAACCCCCCTTATCAGGGAAAATGGAGAATTCAGAGAAGCTAGCTGGGAAGAGGCCTATGATCTCTTTTTGAGCAAGGCGACGAAGATAAAAGATGAATTTGGTCCAGATGCCTTTGCAGGACTGGCATCAGCTAGATGTACAAATGAGGATAACTTTGTATTTCAAAAATTTATGAGATTGGGTATAGGGACCAATAATATAGATCACTGTGCACGTCTTTGACATGCCTCAACAGTTGCCGGGCTTGCAACTACATTAGGAAGTGGTGCTATGACAAATAGTATCTCAGAAGCAAAGGACTCAGATCTGATATTTGTTATCGGGTCAAATCCAAGAGAAAATCACCCTGTAATAGGGGCAAAAATCAAACAGGCATACAGGAATGGTACTAAAGTGATAGTGGCAGACCCGAGAAGAATAGATTTAGCTGATGAAGCTGAAGTATTTATGCAGGTTAAGGTGGGAGCAAATATAGCTCTTATAAACGGAATGATAAATACAGTGATAACTGAAGGTTTAGTTGACGCTGAATATATAAAAAATCATACTGAAGGATATGAAGAGCTAAAGAAAATGATTGCAAAATTTACCCCTGAAGAGGTATCTGAAATAGCAGGAGTGTCTGCTGAAGATATCAGAAGGGCTGCAAGACTTTATGCTACTAGTAAAGCTTCATCTATATACTATGCCATGGGAATAACTCAGTTTAAAACAGGTACAAATGGTGTAATAGCCTTGTCTAATCTGGCACTGATAACAGGACAGATAGGAAGACCTGGAACTGGTATAAATCCTCTGAGAGGTCAAAATAATGTACAGGGATCGTGTGATATGGGAGCATTCCCAGATGAATATCCAGGGTATCAGAAAGTATTGGATAAAAATGTAACCGATAAATTTGAAAAAGTGTGGGGAGTAGATGTCCCTAAAAAAGTAGGGCTGACTCTGCCGCAGATTATGGATGCGGCACATCACGGGCATCTTAAATTTATGTATATAATGGGAGAAAATCCGGTGGTATCGGATCCCGATACAAAACATATATTAGAATCCCTGGAAGCACTTGATTTTTTAGTTGTTCAGGATATATTTATGACTGAAACAGCCAAAAAAGCAGACCTTATACTTCCGGCTCTGTCATTTGCAGAAAAGGACGGGACATTTACAAACACAGAAAGAAAGGTACAGAGGGTAAGAAAAGCAGTGCAGGCAGTGCCAGATGCCAAGGCAGACTGGAAGATATTTACTGAGCTTTTAAATAAGTTTGGCTATGAGAGCAATTACTCCCATCCATCTGAGATAATGGATGAGATAGCTGTTCTTGTCCCGCAGTATGCAGGGATATCCTATGACAGGATAGAAGTAGAGGGACTCCAATGGCCTGTAAAGGATAAAAATCATCCTGGAACTCCAATCCTACACGTAGATGGTGCAATTCGGGGAAAAGGTAGACTAGTGCCTGTAGAATATGAACTTCCCGGGGATCTGATAAATGAGGAATATCCTATAATTCTGACAAATGGTAGAAATCTGTATCACTATCATACAAGGACTATGACTGCCAAAACAGAAGGTCTGCATAAAAAGTCTCCTGAATCTTATATTGAGATGAATCCCCTCACTTGTAAAAGAATAGGAGTAACAGATGGAGATATGGTAAAAGTAACATCTAGAAGAGGAAGTATAAAAACTAAGGTTGTAAAAACGGACATTATACAAGACGGAACTGTATTTATGACATTCCACTTTGCAGAAGGGTCAGCTAATGTACTTACAGGGACAGATGCAATTGATGCAAAGTCAGGGGAACCTGAATTAAAATTAACAGCTGTGTCTGTGGAAAAATGTGAGGTGAACTAG
- a CDS encoding [FeFe] hydrogenase, group A, with amino-acid sequence MDIKLIVNNKKRIFDNEITLLENLGNIGIDIPSLCYHKDLGSQDVCGICVVEIDGELVKSCSTKPKVGMVIKTYTDEIEARRKEILEKLMENHPNDCLTCEKAKGDCQLQDACYEYGVENRNIKPIKIYEVDRSTEGMIRDMNKCIKCEKCVAVCRDIQGIGVYDIEEIDGEKEIVLVDGNNLSETKCISCGQCVKVCPVGALVENNTVVELSRELKKREKHFIVQMAPAIKHTIGEEFFIAPGQDVTSMMVGALKKLGFSKVFSTDYSADVTIMEEGTELIQRLTTGKGKTPMFTSCCPGWVNYVEKNHPEFLGNLSSCKSPQQIFGALAKSYYAEESKVPKEDIVVVSIMPCTAKKGEAQRAEMEDHDRARDVDVVITTREFAKLVKMNNINFAALPDGQDYDSFMGKGSSAGRLFGTSGGVMEAALRTVATVLSDEKVGVLEFEEIRGFKNVKETTVEIGEHKLKLVVVNGIGSAHSIMEGIKSGSLYYDFVEVMACHGGCISGGGAPIPDNLDVRRQRMEGMHGFDKTSTLRRSHDNPEIKRLYENYLEDPCGHKSHHLLHTTYSDKS; translated from the coding sequence ATGGACATTAAATTAATTGTAAATAATAAAAAAAGAATTTTTGATAATGAAATAACTCTTTTGGAAAACCTTGGTAATATTGGTATAGATATTCCGTCTCTTTGCTATCACAAAGATCTAGGAAGCCAGGATGTCTGTGGAATATGTGTGGTAGAGATAGACGGGGAACTGGTAAAATCATGCTCTACAAAGCCAAAAGTGGGCATGGTAATAAAAACTTATACAGATGAGATAGAGGCAAGGAGAAAAGAGATTCTTGAAAAACTCATGGAAAATCATCCCAACGACTGCCTCACCTGTGAAAAAGCAAAGGGTGACTGCCAATTGCAAGATGCCTGTTATGAATATGGAGTGGAAAACAGAAATATAAAACCTATTAAGATATATGAAGTAGACCGATCAACTGAAGGTATGATAAGGGATATGAATAAATGCATAAAATGTGAAAAGTGTGTGGCTGTATGCAGGGACATCCAGGGTATAGGGGTGTATGATATAGAGGAGATAGACGGAGAAAAAGAGATAGTCTTAGTCGATGGAAATAATCTCTCTGAAACAAAATGCATAAGCTGTGGTCAGTGTGTAAAAGTCTGCCCTGTGGGAGCCCTAGTTGAGAATAACACCGTTGTGGAACTTAGCAGAGAGCTCAAAAAAAGGGAGAAGCACTTTATTGTGCAGATGGCTCCTGCGATAAAGCATACTATAGGGGAGGAGTTTTTTATAGCTCCCGGACAAGATGTTACCTCTATGATGGTGGGAGCATTAAAAAAACTAGGATTTTCCAAGGTATTTAGTACAGATTATTCAGCTGATGTAACTATAATGGAAGAGGGAACAGAACTGATACAGCGGCTTACTACAGGAAAGGGAAAGACTCCCATGTTTACCTCCTGCTGCCCTGGCTGGGTGAATTATGTGGAAAAAAACCATCCAGAATTTCTTGGGAATTTGTCTAGCTGTAAGTCTCCACAGCAAATTTTCGGGGCTCTGGCAAAGAGTTATTACGCTGAGGAATCAAAAGTACCTAAAGAAGATATTGTAGTAGTGTCTATAATGCCATGTACTGCTAAAAAGGGTGAAGCTCAAAGAGCTGAGATGGAGGATCACGACAGAGCAAGGGATGTAGATGTGGTAATTACAACAAGAGAGTTTGCAAAGTTAGTAAAAATGAACAACATAAACTTTGCTGCCTTACCTGATGGGCAGGACTACGACTCATTTATGGGTAAGGGTTCTAGTGCAGGAAGACTTTTCGGTACTTCTGGTGGGGTAATGGAAGCGGCTCTCAGAACTGTAGCGACTGTTTTAAGTGATGAAAAAGTTGGAGTCCTTGAGTTTGAAGAGATAAGGGGCTTCAAGAATGTGAAAGAAACCACTGTAGAGATCGGGGAACATAAGCTGAAATTAGTTGTTGTAAACGGGATAGGCTCTGCACATTCCATTATGGAGGGTATAAAATCTGGTAGCCTTTACTATGATTTTGTAGAAGTAATGGCCTGTCACGGTGGATGTATAAGCGGGGGAGGAGCACCAATTCCTGACAATTTGGATGTAAGAAGACAAAGAATGGAAGGCATGCACGGTTTTGACAAAACAAGTACTTTGAGAAGGTCTCATGATAATCCAGAAATAAAGAGGCTGTATGAAAACTACCTGGAAGATCCTTGTGGACATAAGAGCCACCACCTGCTGCATACCACATACAGCGATAAAAGCTAA
- a CDS encoding molybdenum cofactor guanylyltransferase, protein MVKYKKTAVILAGGKGSRMGHVDKAFLKYNGKTFIQCILEKVEGYDEILIVSNNPEKYKHYKVKVVEDRVKGIGPLGGIYTGLIYSSYDEILVLSCDTPFQNRNFLKYMGEMSGDYEVALPVHRGGREPLTALYKKSLIGGIEKLIDSKTHKIAFLYEDRSVKRVNIEEMPENREIKSGFKNINTIEELREVGGERG, encoded by the coding sequence ATGGTAAAATATAAGAAAACTGCCGTAATCCTTGCCGGGGGAAAGGGCAGTAGGATGGGACATGTAGATAAGGCATTTTTAAAATATAATGGGAAAACCTTTATTCAGTGTATTCTGGAAAAGGTAGAGGGATATGATGAGATACTCATAGTATCTAACAACCCTGAGAAGTATAAACACTACAAGGTAAAAGTGGTGGAAGACAGGGTTAAGGGAATAGGCCCCCTTGGAGGGATATATACAGGGCTTATATACAGTTCCTATGATGAGATACTGGTCCTCTCCTGTGATACACCATTTCAAAACAGAAATTTTTTGAAATATATGGGTGAGATGTCAGGGGACTATGAAGTAGCCCTTCCTGTACATAGAGGGGGAAGAGAACCTCTGACGGCTCTTTATAAAAAGTCTCTTATTGGAGGTATAGAAAAACTTATAGATTCAAAGACGCATAAGATCGCTTTTCTTTATGAGGACAGATCTGTAAAAAGAGTGAATATAGAGGAAATGCCTGAAAACAGAGAGATAAAAAGTGGATTTAAAAATATAAATACTATAGAGGAGCTAAGAGAAGTAGGGGGAGAGAGAGGATGA
- the fdhD gene encoding formate dehydrogenase accessory sulfurtransferase FdhD, translated as MRKSNIFTEEAVELFVNGKKMITFMCTPENLDEMALGYLYSRGIVESVDEFMGAAPCSSGKRIFAVVSKELKDEVYSIKNIVMSGCGSGELPKELDFYKREVRSGYRVEIGNIKETFGEMLESARLHQTTGGTHSAAIKDSEGRVIVREDIGRHNAVDKVIGAALLEGMNLERSTVVITGRVSSDMVVKAAGAGVPVVASMRITSNMAIEIANKYKVNLIGRIGSNEPLIYNEVEGTCIER; from the coding sequence ATGAGAAAGTCAAATATTTTTACTGAGGAAGCGGTGGAACTATTTGTAAACGGTAAAAAAATGATAACATTTATGTGCACCCCTGAAAACCTTGATGAGATGGCTCTGGGATATCTCTATTCTAGGGGGATAGTAGAAAGTGTAGATGAGTTTATGGGGGCGGCTCCTTGTAGCAGTGGTAAAAGAATATTTGCCGTTGTGAGCAAAGAATTAAAAGATGAAGTATATAGTATTAAAAATATAGTGATGAGCGGATGTGGTAGCGGGGAACTACCTAAGGAGTTAGATTTTTATAAAAGAGAGGTAAGATCAGGTTATAGAGTGGAAATTGGGAATATAAAGGAAACCTTCGGGGAGATGCTTGAGTCTGCAAGACTTCACCAGACCACAGGTGGAACCCATTCGGCAGCCATAAAGGACAGTGAAGGAAGGGTTATTGTAAGAGAAGATATAGGAAGACATAATGCAGTGGATAAGGTTATAGGGGCTGCCCTTCTTGAGGGTATGAACCTAGAAAGATCCACTGTGGTAATAACAGGAAGGGTGTCTTCAGATATGGTAGTAAAGGCGGCAGGTGCAGGAGTTCCTGTGGTGGCTTCTATGAGAATAACCAGTAATATGGCAATAGAGATAGCAAACAAATATAAGGTAAACCTTATAGGTAGAATAGGTAGTAATGAACCACTTATTTACAATGAAGTAGAGGGAACCTGTATAGAAAGATAA
- the sppA gene encoding signal peptide peptidase SppA: MTVFRWFKNALLFIMKEIASFLIKIVMVMVIIIILLTVFVPKSPVEKAPIRKNTYIELDLSNPVGERGSLSIFAIEGEKVNFYNMLNYLDKGKNDQRIDGLILKVDSVALNRAQVEELGRKIKEYREAGKKVYAFSRGFQNRNYSLAVNADEIIMPPSRGAGSNISGYFMELPYMKRLSDKIGIKYDVIHVGDYKSYGENYVREEMSPEFRENITRLLDRIYYNFIQDVSVARNIDERTLSKKILNGDFVLADAFKMKQEKLVDSLMYYHEFLKERNIANITTLGKYARSVVGHQSSGKKIAVIYGDGEVLYSNSGRGVQQAITPDTMISELDMAVRDKNVAGIVLRIDSPGGSALASEVINAKIRSIEKPVYVSMGGTSASGGYYISASGDRIFAERDTITGSIGVVSLVPDVSELAGKLGIKMELVQKGKLSGIYSITDGMTKEERERIYESSSKIYSEFKERVSSGRNIPMNQMESLAGGRVWLGEEALEKGLVDGIGGLQDTIKIMAEDLQLSEYGVVEIRRENPFEKLFMNYKYLENFYNRFNSLLNMEINEEKEMLENELIIKPVTYLPYRI; this comes from the coding sequence ATGACTGTGTTTAGATGGTTTAAAAACGCCCTTCTATTTATAATGAAAGAGATAGCCTCTTTTCTTATAAAAATAGTTATGGTAATGGTAATAATAATAATTTTACTAACGGTCTTTGTTCCAAAAAGTCCAGTAGAAAAGGCGCCAATAAGGAAAAATACATATATTGAGCTTGACCTGTCAAATCCTGTGGGGGAGAGGGGAAGCCTATCTATATTTGCTATAGAGGGTGAAAAAGTCAATTTCTACAACATGTTGAATTATCTAGATAAAGGAAAAAATGATCAGAGGATAGACGGACTTATTTTAAAAGTTGATAGTGTCGCCTTAAATAGAGCTCAGGTAGAGGAGTTAGGCAGAAAGATTAAAGAATACAGAGAAGCGGGTAAAAAAGTGTATGCATTTTCTAGAGGGTTTCAAAACAGAAATTATTCTCTAGCAGTGAATGCAGATGAGATAATTATGCCTCCTAGCAGAGGGGCTGGATCAAACATATCGGGATACTTTATGGAGCTTCCCTATATGAAAAGGCTCAGCGATAAGATAGGAATAAAATATGATGTTATACATGTGGGAGATTATAAATCCTATGGTGAAAACTATGTGAGAGAAGAGATGTCCCCTGAGTTCAGAGAGAATATCACTAGACTATTAGACAGAATATATTATAATTTTATCCAGGATGTATCTGTGGCTAGAAATATAGATGAAAGAACCTTGAGTAAAAAAATACTCAATGGAGATTTCGTTTTGGCAGATGCCTTTAAAATGAAGCAAGAGAAACTTGTAGATTCTCTTATGTATTATCATGAATTTTTAAAAGAGAGAAATATAGCAAACATAACAACCCTGGGAAAATATGCCAGAAGTGTGGTGGGACACCAGAGTTCAGGGAAAAAAATAGCGGTAATCTATGGTGATGGGGAAGTATTATATTCAAACAGTGGAAGAGGAGTACAGCAGGCAATAACTCCAGATACAATGATTTCTGAATTGGATATGGCGGTAAGAGATAAAAATGTGGCGGGAATAGTATTAAGGATTGATTCTCCAGGGGGATCTGCTCTGGCATCTGAAGTTATAAATGCTAAAATAAGAAGTATAGAAAAACCCGTCTATGTGTCTATGGGGGGGACTTCTGCCTCAGGAGGATATTATATATCAGCCTCAGGAGACAGAATTTTTGCAGAGAGGGATACCATAACAGGATCTATAGGGGTAGTAAGCCTAGTTCCTGATGTGAGTGAACTGGCAGGAAAATTGGGGATCAAAATGGAGTTAGTACAAAAAGGAAAGTTATCTGGAATTTATTCTATAACTGACGGAATGACCAAGGAAGAAAGGGAGAGGATCTATGAATCTAGCTCTAAAATATACTCTGAATTCAAAGAAAGAGTAAGTTCAGGAAGGAATATCCCGATGAATCAGATGGAATCTCTAGCAGGAGGAAGGGTATGGCTAGGAGAGGAAGCTCTGGAAAAAGGTCTTGTGGACGGTATAGGGGGGCTTCAGGATACTATAAAGATTATGGCCGAAGATCTGCAGCTTTCTGAATATGGTGTTGTAGAGATAAGAAGGGAAAATCCTTTTGAAAAACTATTTATGAACTACAAATACTTGGAAAATTTTTATAACAGGTTTAACAGTCTTCTCAACATGGAGATAAATGAAGAAAAAGAGATGTTAGAGAATGAACTTATCATTAAACCGGTGACATATTTACCTTATAGAATATAA